TGGTGACGGAGGATGGCTTGCGTTTGTGCGACGGGATGGTGCAGCATGAAAGTCGTCTGGGGTGTTGCGGAGGGCGGCTGGCCTCCTCTGCATCGTTCGGTCGACAGATGGCAGCGACGAAGAAAAGGGAGCGATGGATAGTGTGGCTTTCAAATGATAAGCCAAGGCTAGTTAAAAGACCTAGCGCGGTAAAGCCAACAAGTTTATGGTTGATGCCGCTTTAGGTTGCGGTGACCAATACCTTAGGCTGAGCTTACTGTTTAACCATgagcaacaaaaaaataatgccAGAAGATtataaaaaatataaaaaataaaaaagaccaAAACTCTTGCTCGTGTGCCACTCTGTCAAATAGGTGCTCGTGACGAGAAAAAAATTATCTGGTTATCGTCAATTATTCCAGGGGATTGATGAACAAGATTGGTAAGGGACCCAGCataaagaaggaaaagacataaaaaaaaaaaaacacagtgACCTTTCCGAGTCCCCGGAATAAGCGGGAGGACGTGCACTCTGCGACTCTGCAACCAGCACCAAAAAAGCCTTCGGATCACGGCATGTGACCGACCCAAGCCGGGAGGGCTGACAAGGGTCACGCACGCCTTCAAAGTCCTTTGGTTGACGCTTTGACTATACAAAATCAAGACATTCCACTGGACCCAAAAAAGAGTTCAAATGACGATGCTCTTTGCGAGACTGGACAAGAATTCCATGGCCAAACTTGGCATAAATGAATGAAGCGGGCTGGCAACATTTCGCCTGTGGCGCCTGCAGGCAGTAACAGAGCTGACATCATTGTTGGCGCGTCGCCCAGACTCGTCTTCAGCTCAAACAGAAGGTCCCTCCCTACCTTGGTTGCTCGGGAGAGGTAAGTAAATAGAAGTGGGGTAGACTGGAGTCGATGGATGCTCGATCTTATCGATAAGAAGAAGaacggactttttttttcttgactaCCTTAAGGCTCAGGGGGTCTATGGGCGTCGCGTCGTGAGCTAAATTATGATGTGAATTTTTGGTATTAATTGCGCTTGCAACGTAGTTTTTGCCATTATCATTATAACTCCGAATCTTATCCGAAGGCCTGACTACATGCTCGGTTGTCTCACACAATGGCGCCAGAAAAGGCACCTCAGAAGTTTTCTCGGTCATGGGATGCGCTCACGCCGCCCTTGGCCGACTTCATCCTAGAAGCAGTGGCGTCGATGGGATTCAATGAGCTCACACCAGTACAAGCCGCAACATTACCACTATTTCGAGGCAACAAGGACGTAGTGGTCGAGGTTAGTTTGGATGCCCAGGAGCAAATCAATACTACAATGATCGATTTGGATTTTACTGACAAAAATACACCAGGCTGTGACGGGCAGCGGCAAGACCTTGGCTTATCTCAGTGAGTGACTAGATTAACAAAACTCATGAACCACCAAAGGCAGGGACATGTACTTACACAATCTCTACAGTCCCCATCATTGACAAAATTCTTCGGCGAGACGATGTCCTCAAACGACATCATGTGGGCGCCATCATTGTCTCTCCTACACGAGAACTGGCGACTCAGATTCACAGCGTTCTATCATCATTGATATCCTTCCATGCACCTTCAGCTGAATTCTCGTCATTCCTCAAGGGAGATGAGAAAAGGCCTGACACAATAGTTCCAGTACTGATCCCACAGCTGCTTGTCGGGGGCACGGTAAAGGTTGCACAAGACTTGTCAACTTTCCTCCGCCTTAGTCCAAACATCCTGGTTGGCACTCCCGGCAGACTGTCCGAGCTTCTTTCTTCTCCATATGTGCACACTCCACAGTCGTCCTTTGAGGTTCTGGTCCTCGACGAGGCTGATCGCCTGCTCGACCAAGGATTCCAGAAAGAGCTGCAACGCATCTTGGGCTTCTTGCCTAAGCAGAGGAGAACCGGGCTGTTCAGTGCGAGCGTCTCGGATGCCGTCGGCGAGCTTGTGCGTGCCGGGTTGCGAAATCCGCAGCGCATTGCCGTCACTGTCAAGCGGCTTACGGATGGCGGTGTTATCGAAGACAGGAAGACACCCGCAAGCCTGCAAATGTCATATCTCTCAGTACCTGCCAGTCAGAAATGGCCGGCGTTAATTCAGTTCCTCAGAAAGGTAGAGCCGACACCGTTGAGAACAATAATATTCGTGTCGTCATGTTTTGCTGTAAAGTATGGCACTCCAATACACCACATTACAACAAAGTGACCTGCTGACACTATACAGATATTTTCATGCTGTCATCGCATCACTACTTCCCAAGGACGTTTCATTAATTCCTTTGCATGGAAAGCAAGAACCTCAAGTGAGGGAAAAATGCTTTGACCGATTTGTGGGGTCCTCGAGTCCATCGATCCTCCTCACTACAGGTACGTCTTCCTAGATTCGATTCACAATAAAATTGCACAGCTGAAAAAGTAAACAGACGTCGCCGCACGAGGTCTCGATATTCCACAAGTCGATGTTGTCTTTCAGTTTGACCCACCGTCAGATCCCAAGACATTCGTGCACAGAGCTGGTCGAGCAGGGCGAGCAGGACGTAGGGGCCTCGCGGTGGCCCTGCTTCTTCCTGGCCGCGAGCAGGACTACGTCGGTTTCTTGGAGGTTCGCAAGACACCCATCACGCCGCTTACCAACCCGGAAATCAAGGTTTCAGATGAAGAAGTAAAATTGTTTGCTGCCCAGGTCCGAAAACAAGCGACCGCGGATAGAGAAGTGTTTCAACTATCTCAAAGGGCGTTTGTGTCATGGGCCAGGAGTTATATTGAGCACAAGGCCACAAGTATATTCAGAATCACCGACGTTGACTGGCTCGATACGGCTCAAGGATGGGGCCTAGTGACATTGCCAAAGATGCCTGAGCTTAAGGGTTCCGGTATAGACCGTAGTCTGGGTCACGGTATAGATATCGAAAGCATTCCGttcaaggacaaggccaaggagaagaagcggCAGGAGGAGTTGGCTCAGGCAGAGGAGGACAGGAAAAACGGCGTACTCAGCGCCAAGGCTGCTGCGCTCGCCGCCAAGAGGAAAAATAACGAGGCCTGGAGTGGAaggcaaggacaagaagataCCAGGACAGAACGCAGGGAAAGGAAGCAGCGCAAGAGGGAGGCTGTTAAAGTGTCCAAGATGACCGACGAGGAAAAGGCGGAGCAGAAGAGACTGGAGGACATGATTGCCGAGGTTAGGAGGAGGAATCAGGAAGCAGCGGCATTAGCGAGTAAAGACGGGGGTGATGATGGATTTGAAGGCTTTGATTAGTCGAGAGCCATCACGCACTTATTGCTGCTTCACGCCAAAATCAGATCTTTCTCGATCTCCGACCTAGGTTGCATTCATTGTTACTGGGCATGATGATAACCTTGACTAGATCAAAGTCTTAAAATCCGAGAAGCGGGCAGACTCGTGAGCTGGAGTACCAACCTATGTACGTAACCAGGTACTTTATTCATTTTGCCCGAGATCTTTCCATGCGAGGCATATCTCCTACAGTAACTATTCTTGCTATTCTCTTGGAGCTATGGAACGGCAACCAATGCCGGATTGCGGGTTAGGGTCTGAATGCGGAGTTGAGGCCACGCAGAGCGATCTGCAGTGGGGCTCCCGCCACTGCACTGACCTCAGGCAGTCTGGGTGAGCATCTCGAAACATGCCTCACAATGGGGAAAAAGCGACATTGCATCAAAGATTCCAGACGGCTTACAATCATTTCCTTTATTTAACAGCTTGCGTGCGAGCTCTAGAGTTTTCTGTTCTACCTCTGTCTGTTCAGACACATTTTAGTTAGAACTAGAATAGACCCTTCTCACCGACGCCAAGCTTCACAAGTGGCGAGCTACCTGAAGTAACTAGGTACCTCCTAGCTTACCTTACCTCCCAACCGACGGCCACATTCGAGGTCCTGTTTCAAATCGATACGCCGACACCTTGACAGCCACGTCATCAAAAGCAACACAACACAACGATGGATATGCGGAATAACTTGTTTGGGCAGGGCCCACGAGGAAGCAGCGGCGGCCTCCCCGGCCGGCAGGTACAACGACCTCCTGGCGGAGGCGCACCTCCTCCAGGCCGATACGACAGCCCGCAGGGCGGATATGGTGGCGGCAACTATGCACCCCCGCCATCACAACAACCTAGACAGCCTTCCGGCTACGGAAACCCGCCTCCGGCCGACAACTACGGTGCTCCGTCGGGACGCCGGGTGCGTCTGCGGCTTGCCAAGGTAGAGGACAAGACACTGCAGATGAACTACATCTTCACAAACATGTATGAAGCACAAGAGCAGTCGTCTCACTTCCTGTAACTGTTGATAAAGTTCTTTGTAACTGACTTGCCCTCTTTCCGCGATCAACAGTTGCGCCGTTTCTCCCAGCGACTTCCCAAGCTCTCGCGATGGCGACCACTACATCCGTCTCACCGGGCCCCAACTGCGTGGCGACTACGTTGTCATGGCCCG
The Pyricularia oryzae 70-15 chromosome 1, whole genome shotgun sequence DNA segment above includes these coding regions:
- a CDS encoding ATP-dependent rRNA helicase spb-4, producing the protein MAPEKAPQKFSRSWDALTPPLADFILEAVASMGFNELTPVQAATLPLFRGNKDVVVEAVTGSGKTLAYLIPIIDKILRRDDVLKRHHVGAIIVSPTRELATQIHSVLSSLISFHAPSAEFSSFLKGDEKRPDTIVPVLIPQLLVGGTVKVAQDLSTFLRLSPNILVGTPGRLSELLSSPYVHTPQSSFEVLVLDEADRLLDQGFQKELQRILGFLPKQRRTGLFSASVSDAVGELVRAGLRNPQRIAVTVKRLTDGGVIEDRKTPASLQMSYLSVPASQKWPALIQFLRKVEPTPLRTIIFVSSCFAVKYFHAVIASLLPKDVSLIPLHGKQEPQVREKCFDRFVGSSSPSILLTTDVAARGLDIPQVDVVFQFDPPSDPKTFVHRAGRAGRAGRRGLAVALLLPGREQDYVGFLEVRKTPITPLTNPEIKVSDEEVKLFAAQVRKQATADREVFQLSQRAFVSWARSYIEHKATSIFRITDVDWLDTAQGWGLVTLPKMPELKGSGIDRSLGHGIDIESIPFKDKAKEKKRQEELAQAEEDRKNGVLSAKAAALAAKRKNNEAWSGRQGQEDTRTERRERKQRKREAVKVSKMTDEEKAEQKRLEDMIAEVRRRNQEAAALASKDGGDDGFEGFD